A DNA window from Gigantopelta aegis isolate Gae_Host chromosome 4, Gae_host_genome, whole genome shotgun sequence contains the following coding sequences:
- the LOC121370032 gene encoding uncharacterized protein LOC121370032 — protein MPRLTSAQLKNAIGILQAGTTQQAVVRHFGVFRQTISALWARYNTTQSVNDRSRSGRPRVTTAAQDRYIRVCHLRNRTTTATTTAALIPGLRRICDQTVRNRLREVRIFPRKSVRRVSQEFLQRHNVQTLPWLARSPD, from the coding sequence ATGCCAAGATTGACGTCAGCTCAACTCAAGAATGCCATTGGGATATTGCAAGCAGGGACAACTCAACAAGCTGTGGTAAGGCACTTTGGCGTCTTCAGACAGACCATCTCTGCTTTATGGGCACGGTACAACACCACTCAAAGTGTTAATGACAGGTCAAGGTCAGGTCGTCCAAGAGTAACCACCGCTGCTCAAGATCGATACATCCGGGTATGTCATCTTCGAAATCGaaccacaacagcaacaaccacagcgGCACTAATCCCTGGACTACGCAGAATTTGTGACCAGACAGTTCGTAATCGGTTAAGGGAAGTAAGAATTTTCCCTAGAAAATCAGTGCGACGTGTTAGTCAGGAGTTTCTGCAGCGCCACAACGTCCAGACGTTACCTTGGCTTGCTCGTTCGCCGGATTAA